One genomic window of Salvelinus alpinus chromosome 17, SLU_Salpinus.1, whole genome shotgun sequence includes the following:
- the kctd6b gene encoding BTB/POZ domain-containing protein KCTD6 isoform X1, with protein sequence MENGDWGHRMTNPVTLNVGGHLYTTSLSTLQRYPDSMLGAMFRGDFPTTRDAQGNYFIDRDGTLFRYVLNFLRTSELTLPVDFTETDLLRKEADFYLIEPLIHCLNEPKPLYPLDIFEQVVELSSTRKLSKYSNPVAVIITQLTITTKVQALLEGICKNFTKWNKHMMDTRDFQVSFTFGPCDYHQEVTLRVHLMDYIMKQGFTIRNTRVHHMSERANENTVEHHWTFCRPARKVED encoded by the exons ATGGAGAATGGAGACTGGGGCCATAGG ATGACTAACCCAGTGACCTTGAATGTGGGGGGCCACCTGTACACCACCTCCCTATCAACCCTGCAGCGGTACCCAGACTCCATGCTGGGTGCCATGTTCCGTGGGGATTTTCCCACAACGCGGGACGCCCAGGGAAACTACTTCATCGACCGCGATGGGACGCTCTTCCGGTACGTGCTGAACTTCCTACGTACGTCCGAGCTCACGCTCCCTGTGGACTTCACTGAAACTGACCTCCTGAGGAAGGAGGCGGATTTCTACTTGATCGAACCGTTGATCCATTGCCTCAATGAACCCAAGCCGCTCTACCCTCTGGACATCTTTGAGCAGGTGGTGGAGCTGTCCAGCACACGGAAACTATCCAAGTATTCAAACCCAGTGGCCGTCATTATCACACAGCTCACCATAACAACCAAGGTGCAAGCCCTGCTGGAGGGAATCTGCAAAAATTTCACCAAGTGGAACAAACACATGATGGACACAAGAGACTTCCAGGTGTCCTTCACTTTTGGACCGTGTGACTACCACCAGGAAGTGACCCTCAGGGTTCACCTAATGGACTACATCATGAAGCAGGGCTTCACCATCCGGAACACTCGAGTGCATCACATGAGCGAGCGAGCCAATGAGAATACAGTGGAGCACCACTGGACATTCTGCAGACCGGCTCGCAAAGTAGAAGACTGA
- the kctd6b gene encoding BTB/POZ domain-containing protein KCTD6 isoform X2, which produces MTNPVTLNVGGHLYTTSLSTLQRYPDSMLGAMFRGDFPTTRDAQGNYFIDRDGTLFRYVLNFLRTSELTLPVDFTETDLLRKEADFYLIEPLIHCLNEPKPLYPLDIFEQVVELSSTRKLSKYSNPVAVIITQLTITTKVQALLEGICKNFTKWNKHMMDTRDFQVSFTFGPCDYHQEVTLRVHLMDYIMKQGFTIRNTRVHHMSERANENTVEHHWTFCRPARKVED; this is translated from the coding sequence ATGACTAACCCAGTGACCTTGAATGTGGGGGGCCACCTGTACACCACCTCCCTATCAACCCTGCAGCGGTACCCAGACTCCATGCTGGGTGCCATGTTCCGTGGGGATTTTCCCACAACGCGGGACGCCCAGGGAAACTACTTCATCGACCGCGATGGGACGCTCTTCCGGTACGTGCTGAACTTCCTACGTACGTCCGAGCTCACGCTCCCTGTGGACTTCACTGAAACTGACCTCCTGAGGAAGGAGGCGGATTTCTACTTGATCGAACCGTTGATCCATTGCCTCAATGAACCCAAGCCGCTCTACCCTCTGGACATCTTTGAGCAGGTGGTGGAGCTGTCCAGCACACGGAAACTATCCAAGTATTCAAACCCAGTGGCCGTCATTATCACACAGCTCACCATAACAACCAAGGTGCAAGCCCTGCTGGAGGGAATCTGCAAAAATTTCACCAAGTGGAACAAACACATGATGGACACAAGAGACTTCCAGGTGTCCTTCACTTTTGGACCGTGTGACTACCACCAGGAAGTGACCCTCAGGGTTCACCTAATGGACTACATCATGAAGCAGGGCTTCACCATCCGGAACACTCGAGTGCATCACATGAGCGAGCGAGCCAATGAGAATACAGTGGAGCACCACTGGACATTCTGCAGACCGGCTCGCAAAGTAGAAGACTGA